CCGCATCGAGCACTTTCGCGTCACGGCCGGACCTGCGCGCCCTGCGGCCGCCGCGCCCAGAACCAGGCGATCCCCGGAAGGTCGAACCGCTCGAAGGCCGAGGGGTTGCCGCCGGGCCGGGCGAGCCTCTGGGCGACCGCTTCCGGGGAGATGCCCCGCTCCGCCGCCAGGGCGCGAAAGATCGCCGGACCCGCCTCGGAGAGCCCACCGGGGCCCGACCAGGCGGACACCGCCTCGCCGACCCGGCGGATCGCCCGGGCCGTGAGCGCGATCCAGGCCCGCCCCTGCGGGCCGGACCGCACCTCCCGGTGCCCGGTGGCCAGCACCGCGAGGGGCAGGGCCTGGAGGACCTCGAGGCTCGCCAGGTAGGGACGGGGGTCGGTGAAGAAGGGCCAGGGGCTCGGGTAGAACGCCTGCTCCCAGGACTCCCCCTTGGGCTGCACCAGATCGCCAGGGAGGAGCAGCGCCCCCTCGGGCCGCCAGAACGACAGGTCGTCGCCCGCGGCGCTGTGTCCGGGGGTGGGAAACGCCTCCAGGCCGCCCCCGAGGGGCAGCACGGCCCTGCGCTCCACGGACAGGTCGGGGGCCAAGGGGCTTCGGGCGTGGGCGACGAGGCGCGCTGCCGGGGCGGCCGCCCGCACCGCCGCCAGGTTCGCCACGTGGTCCGGGTGGGAGTGGGTGAGCAGCACCCACACCAGCCGCTTTCCGGTCTCGGCCTCCAGCCGCGCCAGCTCGCCGAGTA
The DNA window shown above is from Thermodesulfobacteriota bacterium and carries:
- a CDS encoding MBL fold metallo-hydrolase, producing MRGPQDRLGPGIHSLGPGAWVTSGRAVVLEGHDHLALVDPGDEPAGEAGGPAGLLGELARLEAETGKRLVWVLLTHSHPDHVANLAAVRAAAPAARLVAHARSPLAPDLSVERRAVLPLGGGLEAFPTPGHSAAGDDLSFWRPEGALLLPGDLVQPKGESWEQAFYPSPWPFFTDPRPYLASLEVLQALPLAVLATGHREVRSGPQGRAWIALTARAIRRVGEAVSAWSGPGGLSEAGPAIFRALAAERGISPEAVAQRLARPGGNPSAFERFDLPGIAWFWARRPQGAQVRP